One segment of Metallosphaera cuprina Ar-4 DNA contains the following:
- a CDS encoding glycosyltransferase family 2 protein, protein MAQLVMPVGPNDKLEWLKVSLSSAVSQPVDEVIIYDNSEREDIHRFLSSYKDKITYIRDRRMKKVNMARLRNKMLDLTKDKFVIMMDSDVVIRPDHTREMIAKLSEHPYVWLHYAYSESEMDTPLSKGENNPNLGCAALNVEVIRSVGGFDEKYERDEDVWLYAKLRKMGYSPSTLNGKCLHLNDLHARKTFRSSLIEAKRNLWRSKYDLRLVRDGLVDITFLTGYVYFGSYYVLGIASIFLPIISILYVPVIATGMYYYRGPKRYLLNLLPGLSLVLSVPYAILENLK, encoded by the coding sequence ATGGCTCAGTTGGTGATGCCGGTAGGCCCTAACGATAAGTTGGAGTGGCTAAAAGTTTCTTTGTCCTCAGCAGTTTCACAACCCGTAGATGAGGTTATAATATACGACAACAGCGAGAGAGAGGACATACATAGGTTTCTTTCAAGTTATAAAGATAAAATCACTTACATTCGAGACAGGAGAATGAAGAAGGTGAACATGGCCAGACTTAGGAATAAAATGCTTGATTTGACGAAGGACAAGTTCGTAATTATGATGGACAGTGACGTTGTTATCAGACCTGATCACACGAGGGAGATGATTGCCAAGCTATCAGAACATCCGTACGTGTGGCTTCATTACGCCTACTCCGAGAGCGAGATGGACACTCCTCTATCAAAGGGAGAGAACAACCCGAATCTGGGGTGCGCAGCCCTGAACGTTGAAGTAATTAGGAGTGTTGGAGGATTCGATGAAAAGTACGAAAGGGACGAAGACGTTTGGCTCTACGCTAAGTTGAGGAAGATGGGGTACAGTCCATCAACCCTTAATGGCAAATGTTTACACCTCAATGACCTTCACGCTAGGAAAACGTTTAGGTCGTCCTTAATTGAAGCTAAAAGGAACCTATGGAGATCAAAGTACGATCTGAGGCTCGTTAGGGACGGTCTCGTTGACATTACCTTTTTAACGGGATACGTTTACTTTGGGAGCTATTACGTCTTGGGGATCGCCTCGATTTTCCTTCCCATAATTTCAATACTTTACGTTCCCGTAATAGCGACTGGGATGTATTACTATAGGGGTCCAAAAAGGTATCTCCTAAACTTGTTACCAGGTCTGTCATTAGTTTTATCCGTACCTTACGCTATCCTAGAAAACTTAAAGTAG
- a CDS encoding SIS domain-containing protein, producing MLYEDWKEQYVSSISVDVPSVSGEVSCFGMGGSGVACEIMRAFYPLNKDIKNSDTLIVLSYSGNTSETLRVMKEFKGRVIAITSGGKISELNVEKVLIKGGLQPRFAFPQLFTPLVKMLRPDLVNGLIEGIDNERAKALAKELFSYIRDKIPVFYGSTFLGVAKRFKQEINENGKYPAFFGEIPEVNHNEVEGYVHGERLAPVVFAGNKLDEVTSKLIGAKTVRIESIRDVSFLIQTAGFLSLEVAREMNEDPTLLHKIPEGRKQVERLDF from the coding sequence TTGCTATATGAAGACTGGAAAGAGCAATACGTTAGCTCTATATCAGTAGATGTACCTTCAGTGTCTGGAGAGGTCTCCTGCTTTGGGATGGGAGGAAGCGGAGTCGCCTGCGAAATTATGAGGGCTTTTTATCCCTTAAACAAGGACATCAAGAACTCTGACACTTTGATAGTTTTAAGTTATTCAGGAAACACTTCAGAGACCTTGAGAGTTATGAAGGAGTTTAAAGGGAGGGTAATAGCTATAACGAGCGGGGGGAAGATCTCTGAGCTTAACGTGGAGAAGGTGTTGATTAAGGGAGGGCTGCAACCTAGATTCGCGTTTCCCCAACTCTTCACGCCTCTTGTAAAGATGTTGAGGCCGGACTTAGTTAACGGGTTGATTGAAGGGATTGACAACGAGAGGGCCAAAGCGTTAGCTAAGGAGTTGTTCTCTTACATTAGAGACAAGATACCTGTCTTCTACGGGTCCACCTTCTTGGGCGTTGCGAAAAGGTTTAAACAGGAAATCAACGAGAACGGGAAGTACCCGGCCTTCTTCGGTGAGATACCTGAAGTCAATCACAACGAGGTGGAAGGCTACGTTCATGGCGAGAGATTAGCTCCCGTCGTGTTCGCAGGGAATAAATTAGACGAGGTAACCTCAAAGCTAATAGGAGCCAAAACTGTTAGGATTGAGAGTATCAGAGACGTGTCCTTTTTGATCCAAACTGCGGGTTTCCTGTCCCTTGAGGTAGCTAGAGAAATGAATGAGGATCCAACTCTCCTTCACAAAATACCTGAGGGTAGAAAGCAAGTGGAGAGATTAGACTTTTGA